Below is a window of Leisingera sp. S132 DNA.
ATGCCGGAGGCCTCGCCCTCAACGCCTGCGTGGTCATAGCCGCCTTCCCGCGCGTAGTAGTCTTGCAAGATTGCATCGATGTTCTGTTCGGCCACCGGCAGAAGGCTTGAAACCCGGGCCCGGTCGTCCTAGCTTACGTCGAACCAGCCCCAAGCATCCTGCAATCCCTTCTCCGGAGACAGTATTGTCGAAGAAATGACCTCGTTCATAAGACCCTCAAAACTGTGGTTATCTGCTGAGACAGGGTCCGGAGATATGCTTAACGAAAAGAAAATAACGTCAAGTGATGGCAATAATTTTTCATAAATTCAGCGACTTACAGTGATACCACAGCAAATCACCAACGGCACAGCCGGAGATCTGGGATTGCTGAAGCCTCTTTGGGCGAGGTTTCCATACGCGCCGAAAGGGAGGTCTCATACCGCCGTTTTCCTGAGGAGGCCTGCGCATGCACTGCCCAACAGGCGGCTTTACCGGCGAAACCAAAACCGGGTCAGCGACCGGGGCCATTCACTGGCTTGCAAGAGCCCCATGAATTATTGCCCCAGTCAGCCGGCACTACCCCTGGCGGACAGCGGAAGGCACTATCCGGAAGGAAGCTCAAAGAACCGCACCATCGGCCTTGGCGAGGCTTACTCCGCTTCCCAGCAGCGCGTTGCGAACGGCCGCTGCAATTGCAAGGGCAGCCGGAGTGTCCCCATGAAGGCATATGGTGTCGATCCGTGCCGGGATACGCTTGCCGCTGGCGGTGATGATGGCCTTTTCCTGAACCATAGCTGCCATCCGCCCCGCGGCTTCGGCCGGATCATGAATTACTGCGCCAGGCAGCCTGCGGTCGACCAAAGTTGCATCGTCGTTATAGGCACGGTCAGCAAAGATCTCGCACGCAGAGTTGCAACCCAGTTCCTGCGCGGCCTGCTGCTGGGCGGTTTCCGCCAGCGCCATTACGATGATCTCCGGGTCGACTGACAGGGCCGCCTGATAACAGGCACGTGCCATCTCCACATCCGCGGAGGCCATATTCGCGAGTGCCCCGTGCAATTTCAGATGCCGCACCGCGCCGCCCGCAGCCCGCGCCATCGCCTGCGCTGCGCCCAGCTGGTAGCGCACCATGTTGCCCAAGGTCTCATTCGGCACCGACATCCGGCGGCGGCCAAAGCCCTGAAGGTCAGGAAATCCCGGATGGGCGCCGATGCCGGTGCCCTTGGCCACCGCGTGTTTGATCGTCGCCGCCATCACATCCGGGTCGCCCGCGTGAAAGCCGCAGGCGATATTAGCCGAGGTCACGATATCCAGCAGCCCCGCATCATCGCCCAGGGACCAGGCGCCAAAGCTTTCGCCCATGTCGGCATTCAGATCGACAGTCCGGGTCATCTCACATCCTCACAAGACGTCTTCTTCACCGGCAATCGCGCCGCTGATCAGCTGATAGGACAGCAGGTTCGTCATGGTGTGCGGATCCCTGATCAAAGGATAGCACTGGCTGCGCAGGCCCTCGCGCCGCTCCGCCTCAACCCGTTCCAGCTCTACAGCCTCCTCCAGCGGGATGAAACGGAAGTGCAGCTCCGCCCCCGCCGCCGCCTGCGCCAGCAAGGGCAGATCGCACGGCACAACCGTGCCGATCCGCGGATAGCCGCCGGTTGTCTGGCATTCCGACAGCAGCACATAGGGCGTGCCATCGCCGGTCACCTGGATGTCGCCGGGCACGATCACCTCAGACACAACCGTGCGTGCGCCGTCGGGGCGGAAACCGCCGCCATCGCTCTTCACCGGCACACCCATACGGTTGCCGCGCGCCCCGCGGCGGAAGGCCGTGCCTTCGAACCGCTCTAGCTCGGCTTGCGGGAACAATGCTGTCTGCAGGCTCGCCACCACCCGCACGGTGCCGCCTTCAAACCGGTCATCCGCTGCCAGCCCCAGCCCGGTGGTGCGGCCGCTGTCCGGGCCTGTATGCAGCTCGTCGCCTTCGGCCAGCGGCGAGCCAATGCCCGCCGCAAGATGCGCCGAACGCGCGCCCAGAAGTTCCTGCGTCTGAATACCGCCGCCCACGTGCAGGTAGCCATAGACGCCGCTGCGGGCCGCGCCGATGGCCAGCCGCGCACCCGCGGGCAGCATGTGGCTGGCGTTCCAGGCCACCGCTGCGCCGTCGATGCTCGCCCGCATCGGCGCGCCGGTCAGGGCGATGCGCAGATCGCTGCCGGCCTGGAACTCGCCGCCCATGCCGGCCATCTCAACCGCCGCCAGATCCGCATCCTGGCTCAAGAGCGCCGCGCCCTCGGCCAGCGCCAGCCGGTCAGCCGCGCCGCCGCGCGACACCCCGTATTCCAGCCAGCCCGGGCGGCCGCCGTCCTGAACACTCACCCCCGGCCCGGCGCGCAAGACCGTCAATGTACTGGTCATATCAGCGCCTCCGCCTTGGCGCCGCCCAGCGGATCGCGCCGCAAGCCTTGCAGCTCTTCCGGCGTCACCGGGGTAAATTGCACCTCGTCGCCAGGGCGCAGCCGGAACGGCTCCTCCGCATCCGGGCGGAACAGCCGCACCGCGGTCTGGCCCGCATGCATCCAGCCGGTGGGCGCGGCAACCGAGAACAGCACCAGCTGCCGGATCGCCACCGCCAGCGCGCCTTCGGGAATGCGGGTGGTCAGCTGGGTCTGGCGCGGAATGTCCCAGGCCTCCGGCAGCTCGCCCAGATAGGGCTGGCCGGGGGCAAAACCGATGGTCTGCACCCGCACCCGCGCCGCCGACAAGGAGGCCACCGCCTCCGCCTCGCTCATGCCCGCAGCCGCTGCCGCCTGCGGCAACTGCGGCGCCAGCTCGGTGCCGAACACCGCCGGAATGCGCCACAGGCGGCGCTGGCCGGGCAGCGCGGCGGCATACCAGTCGCGTTGCGCCAGCAGCCCCTCCAGCCGCGCCCGCAGCGCCGCATGGTCCAGATGCCGCAAATCAAACCGCACATAAGCCGACACCAGCGAGGTTGAGACCTCCTCCACCCCGTCCCAGCTTTCCCGCGCCAGGGCGGCGCGGAACGCCAGGGCAGCGCGGTTGGCCGGCTCGCTCAGGCGGCTGCCAAAGCTTATCAGCATACCGTCCACCCCAACCGTGCGGATCTCAGGGACGGGCGGTGCTGCGCTCACCTCAGCCATCACATCTGCTCCGGCAGGTAGGTCACGATGGACGGGAACAGCACGATCAGCACCAGCGCCACGATCATCAGGAAGAAGAACGGAAGCGCCGCCTTGGCCACGGTCAGTATGTCCCGCCCGGTCAGCGACTGCAGAACAAACAGGTTGAAGCCAACCGGCGGGGTGATCTGCGACATCTCCACCACGATCACCAGGAAGATGCCGAACCACAGCGGATCAATGCCCGCCTCCAGCACCATCGGCATGATCACCGACGCGGTCAGAACCACCACCGAAATCCCGTCGAGGAAGCAGCCCATGATCACAAAGAAGATGGTCAGCGCCGCCAGCAGCGTGAAGGTGGACAGGTTCAGCGAACCGATCCACTCCGCCAGGATGCGCGGAATGCCGGTGAAGCCCATCGCCACCGTCAGGAACGACGCCCCCGCCAGGATAAAGGCGATCATGCAGGAGGTGATGGTCGCCCCCATCAGCCCTTCGGTAAAGCTCTGCCGCGTCAGCGAGCCGGACTGCCACGACAACAGCAGCGCCAGCACCACCCCCACGGCCGCTGCATCGGTGGGCGAAGCGATGCCCGTATAGATCGAGCCGATCACCCCGCCGATCAGCAGCACCACCGGCACCAGCCTGCGGGCGCGCTTCAGCTTTTCGCGGAAGGTGGCGGCAATGTCCTCGGCCGGCAGCTGGCTGCGGTTCAGCAGCGCCCAGACCACCACATAACCCACGAACAGCCCGACCAGCAGCACGCCCGGCAGCACCCCCGCGACAAACAGCCGGGCGATGGATTGCTCGGTCGCCACGCCATAGACGATCAGGATGATCGACGGCGGGATCAGCAGCCCCAGCGTGGCAGAGCCCGCCAGCGTGCCGATCACCAGCTTTTCAGGATAGCCGCGGCGCGACAGTTCGGGGATCGACAGCTTGCCGATGGTGGCCGCCGTGGCGGCAGACGACCCTGACACCGCAGCAAAGATCCCGCAGGCAAAGACGTTCACATGCAACAGCTGCCCCGGCAGCCGGTTCATCCAGGGCGACAGCCCGGTGAACATGTCCTCCGACAGGCGCGAGCGGAACAGGATCTCGCCCATCCAGATGAACAGCGGCAGCGCCGCCAAGGCCCAGGAGTTGCTGTGGCCCCACATGGTGGTGGCCATCACCAGCCCCAGCGGCGCCTCGGTGAACAGCGCCATCGCGGCGATGCCCACGCCCAGCAGGGCAAAGGCCACCCACAGGCCAGCGCCCAGGAACAGAAACAGAAGGACCAGAAGAATGATGGAAAGCGCGGCAACCGACATGGTGATCCCCTATTCGCTCAGAAGATTTTCGCACTTGCCCTCCCAGGAGGGCAGCGCGCCGCGCAGCACGGAGATCAGCTCGTCCGCCAGCGCCAGGGTGAGGATCGCAAGGCCAAGCGCCACCGGCGCCTGCGGCAGCCACAGTGGCACCGACACCATGCCCGCGCTGCGGTCGCCGAACTCCAGCGATTCCAGCAGCAGCAGCCCCATGTACCAGGTGGCAAAGCCGCTCATCGCCAGCGCCAGCAGGATCACCCCCAGCTCCGCCGCGCGGTGGGCGGCGGGGGGCAAGCGGTTGGTCACCAGCGTCACCCGGATATGGCCGCCTGCGCGCAGCGCATAGGCCAGCGCCAGAAAGGTCGAGGCGGCCAGGAAAAAGCCGGTGAAATCCGCATAAGACGGGATCGTCAGGCCCACCCCGGTTCCGGTCAGCGCCACCGCGATCTTGTCGGCGAGGTTCAGGCACACCTGCGCAAAAACCAGCGCCACGATGGCCACGATAAACAGTGCTGCCAGGCCCCCGGCCGCACGGTAGATGAAATCAAGCACAGGCCGCATGGCTGCCCCTCCTCCCCAGGAGACCGGACGCCGCCCCAGGCGTCCGGTCATGTTGCAGTTACTGCTGGTAGGCGTTCAGCAGGGTGGCACCGGCCTCCCCGGCCTCGCCCTTCCAATTCTCCAGCATCTCGGCGCCAATCGCGCGCAGGCCTTCCATCAGCTGCTCCGACGGCTCAACAACGGTGATGCCGTTTTCCTTCAGCACCTCGATCTGGCTGCTGGTCTCGGCCCGGCTCATCTCCCAGCCGCGCGCCTCTGCCTCTGCCGCGGCTTGCAGGATCGCGGTCTGGGTCGCCTCGTCCAGACGGCGGAACGCCCGCTTGTTCACCACCACGATGTTCTTCGGGATCCAGGCCTGGATATCGGTGTAATGGGTCAGGAAGTCCCAGGCCTTGGAATTCACGCCGGTAGAGGGCGAGGTGATCATCGCCTCGACCCGGCTGGTGCTGAAGGCCTGCGGAATGTCCGGAACCTCAACTTGGGTCGGCGCGGCACCCGCCAGGTTGGCGAACTGCTCCAGCGTCGCGTTATAGGTGCGGAACTTCAGCCCCGCCAGATCCTCGACACTGTTGATTTCCTTGGTGGTGTACAGCCCCTGCGGCGGCCACGGCACAGCATAGAGCGCCATCAGCCCCTGTTCGTCCAGCAGCCCGTCGATCACATCCTTCTGCGCCGCCCATAGCCGTTCGGCCTCGGCGTAGCTGGTCGCCAGAAACGGCTGCGAGTCGGCGCCAAACGCCGGGTTGTCATTGGCCAAGAGCGACAGGAAGAACTCGCCCGCAGGCACCTGGCCGCTGCGCACCGCTTTGCTGATTTCCGGGTGCTTGAACAGGGAGCCGGCCGAATGGACCTTGATTTCCAGCCCGCCACCGGTGGCCTCGGCCACGTCGCTGGCAAATTCAGCGATGTTCTTGGTGTGGAACGTGGCGTCCGGATAAGGCGTCGGCATGTCCCAGGTCGCTGCCTGGACTGAAACCGACAGCCCGGCAACAAGAACGGCGGCGCTGCCCAGAATACGTGTGATCTGCATTTTTTCCTCCCAATGCGGTTTGTTGTCTATTTATACTCATAACGCTGACAATTTGTCAACGTTATGCCAAAGTGGGTTCCTGCTCGCTTGATCTTGCTGATACTTTGCATTTTTATAGCTTCAAGCAGGTAAAACACCGGGGTTTTATCAATAATGAAGGAGCTAAAGATGGCTGAGAACCAACCGGACGGCCGCCGAATCGTCTCCTCCCGCCATCTGGCAGAGGGCGACGGATGGGAACTGTCGGAACTGGAATACGGGCTGATCGTCGCCTTCAATGCATTTTCGCGCTGGACCGCCCGCTGCATGTCCGCGGCCGGCCAGCCCGACCTCAGCCCGCTGGAAATCCTGATCCTGCACAACGTCAATCACCGCAGCAAGGACAAGCGCTTGTCCGACATCTGCTTCCTTTTGAACATCGAGGACAGCCACACGGTGAACTACGGGCTGCGCAAACTGCTGAAGGCCGGGCTGCTGGACTCAGAGAAACGCGGCAAGGAGGTTTTCTATCGCACCTCGGCAGTGGGCGCGGACCTCTGCGCCGCCTACCGCGACATCCGCCGCCATTGCCTGCTGGATGGATTGGACGCAGGCGAATTGCCAGGACAGGACCTGCGCGAGCTGGCCCGCAGCCTGCGTGCACTGTCCGGGCATTATGATCAGGCCAGCCGCGCGGCGGCGTCACTTTAGGTCCGGCCCCATTGATTTCAGGTGTTCGGCATTGTTCACCGGCAAAAGACGAGCGGTGA
It encodes the following:
- a CDS encoding LamB/YcsF family protein; its protein translation is MTRTVDLNADMGESFGAWSLGDDAGLLDIVTSANIACGFHAGDPDVMAATIKHAVAKGTGIGAHPGFPDLQGFGRRRMSVPNETLGNMVRYQLGAAQAMARAAGGAVRHLKLHGALANMASADVEMARACYQAALSVDPEIIVMALAETAQQQAAQELGCNSACEIFADRAYNDDATLVDRRLPGAVIHDPAEAAGRMAAMVQEKAIITASGKRIPARIDTICLHGDTPAALAIAAAVRNALLGSGVSLAKADGAVL
- a CDS encoding biotin-dependent carboxyltransferase family protein; this encodes MTSTLTVLRAGPGVSVQDGGRPGWLEYGVSRGGAADRLALAEGAALLSQDADLAAVEMAGMGGEFQAGSDLRIALTGAPMRASIDGAAVAWNASHMLPAGARLAIGAARSGVYGYLHVGGGIQTQELLGARSAHLAAGIGSPLAEGDELHTGPDSGRTTGLGLAADDRFEGGTVRVVASLQTALFPQAELERFEGTAFRRGARGNRMGVPVKSDGGGFRPDGARTVVSEVIVPGDIQVTGDGTPYVLLSECQTTGGYPRIGTVVPCDLPLLAQAAAGAELHFRFIPLEEAVELERVEAERREGLRSQCYPLIRDPHTMTNLLSYQLISGAIAGEEDVL
- a CDS encoding allophanate hydrolase subunit 1, producing the protein MAEVSAAPPVPEIRTVGVDGMLISFGSRLSEPANRAALAFRAALARESWDGVEEVSTSLVSAYVRFDLRHLDHAALRARLEGLLAQRDWYAAALPGQRRLWRIPAVFGTELAPQLPQAAAAAGMSEAEAVASLSAARVRVQTIGFAPGQPYLGELPEAWDIPRQTQLTTRIPEGALAVAIRQLVLFSVAAPTGWMHAGQTAVRLFRPDAEEPFRLRPGDEVQFTPVTPEELQGLRRDPLGGAKAEALI
- a CDS encoding TRAP transporter large permease; its protein translation is MSVAALSIILLVLLFLFLGAGLWVAFALLGVGIAAMALFTEAPLGLVMATTMWGHSNSWALAALPLFIWMGEILFRSRLSEDMFTGLSPWMNRLPGQLLHVNVFACGIFAAVSGSSAATAATIGKLSIPELSRRGYPEKLVIGTLAGSATLGLLIPPSIILIVYGVATEQSIARLFVAGVLPGVLLVGLFVGYVVVWALLNRSQLPAEDIAATFREKLKRARRLVPVVLLIGGVIGSIYTGIASPTDAAAVGVVLALLLSWQSGSLTRQSFTEGLMGATITSCMIAFILAGASFLTVAMGFTGIPRILAEWIGSLNLSTFTLLAALTIFFVIMGCFLDGISVVVLTASVIMPMVLEAGIDPLWFGIFLVIVVEMSQITPPVGFNLFVLQSLTGRDILTVAKAALPFFFLMIVALVLIVLFPSIVTYLPEQM
- a CDS encoding TRAP transporter small permease — protein: MRPVLDFIYRAAGGLAALFIVAIVALVFAQVCLNLADKIAVALTGTGVGLTIPSYADFTGFFLAASTFLALAYALRAGGHIRVTLVTNRLPPAAHRAAELGVILLALAMSGFATWYMGLLLLESLEFGDRSAGMVSVPLWLPQAPVALGLAILTLALADELISVLRGALPSWEGKCENLLSE
- a CDS encoding TRAP transporter substrate-binding protein; this encodes MQITRILGSAAVLVAGLSVSVQAATWDMPTPYPDATFHTKNIAEFASDVAEATGGGLEIKVHSAGSLFKHPEISKAVRSGQVPAGEFFLSLLANDNPAFGADSQPFLATSYAEAERLWAAQKDVIDGLLDEQGLMALYAVPWPPQGLYTTKEINSVEDLAGLKFRTYNATLEQFANLAGAAPTQVEVPDIPQAFSTSRVEAMITSPSTGVNSKAWDFLTHYTDIQAWIPKNIVVVNKRAFRRLDEATQTAILQAAAEAEARGWEMSRAETSSQIEVLKENGITVVEPSEQLMEGLRAIGAEMLENWKGEAGEAGATLLNAYQQ
- a CDS encoding winged helix DNA-binding protein, coding for MAENQPDGRRIVSSRHLAEGDGWELSELEYGLIVAFNAFSRWTARCMSAAGQPDLSPLEILILHNVNHRSKDKRLSDICFLLNIEDSHTVNYGLRKLLKAGLLDSEKRGKEVFYRTSAVGADLCAAYRDIRRHCLLDGLDAGELPGQDLRELARSLRALSGHYDQASRAAASL